A window of Actinobacillus suis ATCC 33415 contains these coding sequences:
- the polA gene encoding DNA polymerase I, producing the protein MATIAQNPLVLVDGSSYLYRAFHAFPPLTNKNGEPTGAMYGVLNMLKSLIAQVEPSHIAVVFDAKGKTFRDELFEQYKSHRPPMPDDLRAQVQPLHTIIKALGIPLISIEGVEADDVIGTLAVQAANDGKNVLISTGDKDMAQLVNDHIMLINTMNNTLLDREGVIEKYGIPPELIIDYLALQGDASDNIPGVKGVGEKTALGLLQGIGSLKEIYANLDQVATLSFRGAKTLAPKLEAEKEAADLSYLLATIKTDVELEVTHEQLVVQSQKRDELVELFGRYEFKRWLNEVMNDANPVTQNSAEKIPNNYQATVSAPQAVETEQTFAKVEIDRSRYETVATMAQLQSWIEKINQAKLVAVDTETDSLDSMSANLVGISFGLANGEACYIPLTHKEQVTLEPQQSDLFAEPAEVETTTSFELAKNQLNLTACLNELKPVLENDDVKKIGQNIKYDLTIFANHGVQVAGVAFDTMLESYTLNSTGRHNMDELADRYLGHKTIEFEEIAGKGKNQLTFDKIAIDVASQYAAEDADVTMKLHQVLAPELDKAPTLVKLFNEIEMPLVEVLSRIERNGVLIDPEKLLAQSAEIEQRLAELEQLVHSEAGEVFNLASTKQLQEILFTKLGLPVLKKTPKGAPSTNEEVLDELAGQGHLVPKLLMEHRGLSKLKSTYTDKLPLMINPKTGRVHTSYHQAVTATGRLSSSDPNLQNIPIRNEEGRRIRQAFIANKGYKIVAADYSQIELRIMAHLANDEGMITAFAEGKDIHRATAAEIFGLALDQVTSEQRRSAKAINFGLIYGMSEFGLSNQLGISRADAKKYMERYFQRYPAVQQFMTDIRESASEKGYVETLFGRRLYLPEIKSSNAMRRKAAERVAINAPMQGTAADIIKVAMIGIDKVIRGDENIKMIMQVHDELVFEVKEELIEHYSQLIKAEMEKAIQLKVPLIAEVGVGDNWDEAH; encoded by the coding sequence ATGGCTACAATTGCTCAAAATCCGCTCGTTCTTGTGGACGGTTCTTCTTATCTTTATCGTGCGTTTCATGCGTTTCCGCCGCTGACTAATAAAAATGGTGAGCCGACGGGAGCGATGTATGGCGTGTTAAATATGCTGAAAAGTTTAATTGCTCAGGTTGAGCCGAGCCATATTGCGGTGGTTTTTGATGCGAAGGGTAAGACTTTCCGTGATGAGTTATTTGAGCAATATAAATCGCATCGTCCTCCGATGCCAGATGACTTGCGTGCACAAGTGCAACCGTTACATACGATTATTAAAGCGTTAGGCATTCCGCTGATCTCGATTGAAGGTGTAGAAGCGGATGATGTGATCGGTACGCTTGCGGTGCAGGCGGCGAATGACGGAAAAAACGTGTTAATCAGTACCGGCGATAAAGATATGGCACAACTGGTGAACGATCACATTATGCTAATTAATACCATGAACAATACTTTGCTTGATCGTGAAGGTGTGATTGAGAAATACGGTATTCCGCCAGAGCTGATTATTGATTATTTAGCATTGCAAGGCGACGCTTCGGATAATATTCCTGGTGTGAAGGGCGTGGGCGAGAAAACCGCATTAGGTTTGCTGCAAGGAATCGGCTCATTAAAAGAGATTTATGCGAATTTGGATCAAGTCGCCACACTTTCATTCCGTGGTGCTAAAACACTTGCACCGAAATTAGAAGCGGAGAAAGAAGCGGCGGATTTATCTTATTTGCTTGCCACGATTAAGACCGATGTTGAACTGGAAGTCACCCATGAACAATTAGTGGTGCAATCACAAAAGCGTGATGAATTAGTTGAGTTGTTTGGACGTTATGAATTTAAGCGCTGGCTGAATGAAGTGATGAATGACGCTAACCCGGTCACGCAAAATTCAGCGGAAAAAATTCCTAATAATTATCAAGCGACTGTTTCAGCACCGCAAGCGGTCGAAACCGAGCAAACTTTTGCAAAAGTGGAGATTGATCGTAGCAGATATGAAACGGTAGCCACAATGGCGCAGTTGCAGAGTTGGATTGAAAAGATCAACCAAGCAAAATTAGTGGCGGTGGATACCGAAACCGATAGTTTGGACTCTATGTCGGCAAATTTAGTCGGAATTTCATTTGGCTTGGCTAACGGCGAAGCGTGCTATATTCCGTTAACGCACAAAGAACAGGTAACGCTTGAGCCTCAGCAAAGCGATCTGTTTGCCGAGCCGGCAGAAGTGGAAACTACCACAAGCTTTGAACTTGCAAAAAATCAGCTAAATTTGACCGCTTGTTTGAATGAGCTTAAGCCGGTATTAGAAAATGATGATGTGAAAAAGATCGGGCAAAATATTAAATACGATCTGACTATTTTCGCAAATCACGGTGTGCAGGTGGCAGGTGTTGCATTCGATACGATGCTGGAATCTTATACGCTAAATAGTACCGGTCGTCATAATATGGACGAATTAGCGGATCGCTATTTAGGGCATAAGACGATTGAGTTTGAAGAAATTGCTGGTAAGGGCAAAAATCAGCTGACATTCGATAAAATTGCGATTGATGTCGCTTCACAATATGCGGCGGAAGATGCGGATGTGACGATGAAATTACATCAAGTGCTTGCGCCGGAATTGGATAAAGCGCCGACATTGGTTAAATTGTTTAATGAAATTGAAATGCCGTTGGTTGAAGTGCTTTCTCGCATTGAGCGTAACGGTGTATTGATTGATCCGGAAAAATTACTGGCGCAATCGGCAGAAATTGAGCAGCGTTTAGCTGAGTTGGAACAGTTAGTGCATAGTGAAGCCGGTGAAGTCTTTAATCTTGCTTCTACCAAACAATTACAAGAAATTTTATTTACTAAACTTGGCTTACCTGTCTTGAAAAAAACACCGAAAGGTGCGCCTTCTACCAATGAAGAAGTGTTGGATGAATTAGCGGGGCAAGGGCATTTAGTGCCGAAATTATTAATGGAACATCGTGGCTTAAGTAAGTTGAAATCGACTTATACCGACAAGTTACCATTAATGATTAATCCAAAAACAGGCAGAGTGCATACCTCTTATCATCAGGCAGTAACGGCGACCGGTCGTCTTTCATCAAGTGATCCGAATCTGCAAAATATTCCGATCCGAAATGAGGAAGGCAGACGTATTCGCCAAGCATTTATTGCGAATAAAGGCTATAAAATTGTCGCAGCCGACTATTCACAAATCGAATTGCGTATTATGGCGCATTTAGCAAATGATGAAGGTATGATTACCGCCTTCGCTGAAGGTAAAGATATTCACCGTGCAACAGCAGCGGAAATTTTCGGTTTAGCGTTGGATCAAGTAACAAGTGAGCAACGCCGTAGTGCTAAGGCTATTAATTTCGGTTTAATTTACGGTATGTCGGAATTCGGTTTATCAAACCAATTAGGCATTTCACGTGCCGATGCGAAAAAATATATGGAACGTTATTTCCAACGTTATCCGGCAGTGCAACAATTTATGACCGATATTCGTGAAAGTGCGAGTGAAAAAGGGTATGTGGAAACACTTTTCGGCAGACGTTTATATTTACCGGAAATTAAGTCCAGTAATGCAATGCGCCGTAAAGCGGCGGAACGTGTGGCGATCAATGCACCAATGCAAGGCACTGCGGCGGATATTATTAAAGTCGCAATGATTGGCATTGATAAAGTGATTCGAGGCGATGAAAATATCAAAATGATTATGCAAGTGCATGATGAATTGGTGTTTGAAGTAAAAGAAGAATTGATCGAACATTATAGCCAATTAATTAAAGCGGAAATGGAAAAAGCGATTCAGCTTAAAGTGCCTTTAATTGCAGAAGTCGGCGTGGGCGATAACTGGGACGAAGCGCACTAA
- the uvrA gene encoding excinuclease ABC subunit UvrA: MQYIDVRGARTHNLKNINLILPRDKFIVITGLSGSGKSSLAFDTLYAEGQRRYVESLSAYARQFLSLMEKPDVDHIEGLSPAISIEQKSTSHNPRSTVGTVTEIHDYLRLLFARVGEPRCPDHDLPLAAQTISQMVDRVMEEPEGKRLMLLAPVVKDRKGEHVKLLENLTASGYIRARIDGEICDLSDPPALELQKKHTIEVVVDRFKVRSDITTRLAESFETALDLSGSTAIIADMDDPSADEIVFSSSFACPHCGYSLHELEPRLFSFNNPAGACPTCDGLGVEQYFDPNKVVQNPDVSLASGAIKGWDRRSFYYFGLLKSVADHYDFSLDTPFKELTKKQREIILNGSKDEIEFVYVNDRGDKVKRKHTFEGVLNNMARRYKETESNSVREELAKYINNRPCVECEGSRLRREARYVFLDKTNLPMVSEKSIGEALEFFEQLDLAGQKAKIAEKILKEIRERLQFLVNVGLNYLSLSRSAETLSGGEAQRIRLASQIGAGLVGVMYVLDEPSIGLHQRDNERLLNTLIHLRNLGNTVIVVEHDEDAIRAADHIVDIGPGAGVHGGQVIAQGTAEEIMQVEDSITGQFLSGKQKIEIPAKRVPYDAAKLLTLKGASGNNLKQVQLDIPVGLFTCITGVSGSGKSTLINDTLFPLAQNALNRAERTDVAPYESIDGLSHFDKVIDIDQSPIGRTPRSNPATYTGLFTPIRELFAGTQEARARGYNVGRFSFNVRGGRCEACQGDGVIKVEMHFLPDVYVPCDHCKGKRYNRETLEIRYKGKTIHQVLDMTVEEAREFFAPVPAIARKLQTLMDVGLSYIRLGQSSTTLSGGEAQRVKLATELSKRDTGKTLYILDEPTTGLHFADIKQLLSVLHKLRDQGNTIVVIEHNLDVIKTADWIVDLGPEGGSGGGQIIATGTPEEVAKDKRSHTARFLKEILAKG; encoded by the coding sequence ATGCAGTACATTGATGTTCGTGGTGCGAGAACCCACAACCTTAAAAATATCAACTTAATTCTCCCTCGAGATAAATTTATTGTAATTACCGGCTTATCCGGATCGGGTAAGTCTTCTTTAGCTTTTGATACGCTGTATGCGGAAGGGCAACGCCGTTATGTCGAATCCCTTTCTGCTTATGCACGCCAATTCCTTTCATTGATGGAAAAACCAGATGTTGACCATATTGAAGGGCTTTCACCGGCAATTTCTATTGAGCAAAAATCCACTTCGCATAACCCTCGTTCCACGGTGGGGACGGTAACTGAAATCCACGACTATTTACGTCTATTATTTGCCCGAGTGGGCGAGCCTCGTTGTCCGGATCACGATTTACCGTTGGCGGCACAAACCATTTCGCAAATGGTGGATAGAGTAATGGAAGAGCCGGAAGGCAAGCGTTTGATGTTACTTGCACCGGTGGTCAAAGATCGTAAAGGCGAACACGTAAAATTATTGGAAAATTTGACCGCTTCCGGCTATATCCGAGCCAGAATTGACGGCGAAATCTGTGATTTATCTGATCCGCCGGCATTGGAATTACAGAAAAAGCACACAATTGAAGTGGTGGTCGATCGCTTTAAAGTGAGAAGTGATATTACAACACGTTTAGCGGAATCGTTTGAAACGGCATTGGATTTATCCGGTTCGACTGCGATTATTGCTGATATGGATGATCCGAGTGCGGACGAAATCGTCTTTTCGTCTAGTTTTGCTTGTCCGCATTGCGGCTATTCGTTACACGAATTAGAGCCTCGTTTGTTCTCATTTAATAACCCAGCGGGTGCTTGCCCAACCTGTGACGGCTTAGGGGTAGAACAGTATTTTGACCCGAACAAAGTGGTACAGAATCCGGATGTCTCGTTAGCGAGTGGTGCGATTAAAGGTTGGGATCGCCGTAGCTTTTACTATTTCGGTTTGTTGAAATCGGTGGCGGATCATTATGATTTTTCACTGGATACGCCATTTAAAGAGCTGACTAAAAAACAACGTGAAATTATTCTGAACGGTTCAAAAGACGAAATTGAATTTGTTTATGTTAATGATCGTGGCGATAAAGTAAAACGTAAACATACCTTTGAAGGTGTGTTAAATAATATGGCTCGCCGTTATAAAGAAACCGAGTCGAATTCGGTGCGAGAAGAATTAGCGAAATATATCAATAATCGCCCGTGTGTGGAGTGTGAAGGTTCTCGCTTACGCCGTGAAGCTCGTTACGTATTTTTAGATAAAACTAATTTGCCGATGGTATCGGAGAAATCGATTGGCGAAGCGTTAGAATTTTTTGAACAGTTAGATCTTGCCGGTCAAAAAGCGAAGATTGCGGAGAAAATTTTAAAAGAAATTCGTGAACGTTTGCAGTTCTTGGTCAATGTCGGCTTGAATTACCTCTCGCTTTCTCGTTCGGCAGAAACCTTATCTGGTGGTGAAGCTCAACGTATTCGTTTAGCCAGCCAAATCGGTGCGGGTTTAGTTGGGGTAATGTATGTGCTTGATGAACCGTCTATCGGCTTGCACCAACGTGATAACGAACGTTTATTAAATACCTTAATTCATCTGCGTAATTTGGGTAATACCGTGATTGTGGTGGAGCATGATGAAGATGCGATCCGTGCGGCGGATCATATTGTGGATATCGGCCCTGGGGCAGGTGTACATGGTGGTCAAGTTATTGCGCAAGGTACGGCAGAAGAAATTATGCAGGTGGAAGATTCGATTACCGGACAATTCCTTTCCGGTAAGCAGAAAATTGAAATTCCGGCAAAACGAGTGCCTTATGACGCAGCAAAATTGCTCACCTTAAAAGGGGCGAGTGGTAATAACTTAAAACAAGTACAGTTGGATATTCCGGTGGGTTTATTCACTTGTATTACCGGTGTGTCGGGTTCGGGTAAGTCGACTTTAATCAATGATACCTTGTTCCCGTTAGCACAAAATGCATTAAATCGTGCGGAACGTACTGATGTCGCACCTTATGAATCGATTGATGGCTTGTCGCATTTCGATAAAGTGATTGATATCGACCAAAGCCCAATTGGACGTACGCCTCGTTCAAATCCGGCAACTTATACCGGTTTATTCACGCCGATTCGTGAATTATTTGCCGGCACACAAGAAGCGAGAGCGAGAGGCTATAATGTCGGACGCTTTAGTTTTAACGTGCGAGGCGGACGTTGTGAAGCCTGCCAAGGCGATGGCGTGATTAAAGTGGAAATGCACTTCCTACCGGATGTGTATGTGCCGTGTGATCACTGTAAAGGTAAACGTTATAACCGAGAAACCTTGGAAATCCGTTACAAAGGCAAAACGATTCATCAAGTGCTGGATATGACGGTGGAAGAGGCGAGAGAATTTTTTGCACCGGTGCCGGCGATTGCGCGTAAATTGCAGACGTTAATGGATGTCGGTTTATCGTATATTCGCTTAGGACAGTCTTCGACTACACTTTCCGGCGGCGAAGCGCAGCGTGTTAAATTAGCGACCGAGCTTTCCAAACGTGATACCGGCAAAACGCTGTATATCTTAGATGAACCGACTACCGGTTTACATTTTGCCGATATTAAACAATTACTTTCAGTGCTACACAAATTGCGTGACCAAGGCAATACAATTGTGGTGATCGAGCATAATTTAGATGTGATTAAAACTGCCGACTGGATTGTTGATTTAGGCCCTGAAGGCGGTTCGGGTGGCGGACAAATTATTGCAACCGGCACACCAGAAGAGGTAGCGAAAGACAAACGCTCGCACACGGCAAGATTCTTAAAAGAGATTTTAGCCAAAGGCTAA
- a CDS encoding single-stranded DNA-binding protein has product MAGINKVIIVGNLGNDPEMRTMPNGEAVANISVATSESWTDKNTGERREVTEWHRIVFYRRQAEVAGQYLRKGSQVYVEGRLKTRKWQDQNGQDRYTTEIQGDVLQMLGGRNQGGDFGGNQGGWGNSAPAPQQSYNQGNSGYGYDQTASRPAQQAAKPAQAEPPMDNFDDDIPF; this is encoded by the coding sequence ATGGCAGGTATTAATAAAGTTATCATCGTGGGCAATTTAGGTAACGATCCTGAAATGCGCACCATGCCAAACGGCGAAGCGGTTGCAAATATTAGCGTAGCAACCAGTGAAAGTTGGACAGATAAAAATACGGGCGAACGCCGTGAAGTAACCGAATGGCACCGTATCGTATTCTACCGTCGCCAAGCGGAAGTTGCCGGTCAATACTTACGTAAAGGCTCACAAGTTTATGTTGAAGGCCGTTTAAAAACACGTAAATGGCAAGACCAAAACGGTCAAGATCGTTACACCACCGAAATCCAAGGTGACGTTTTACAAATGTTAGGCGGACGTAACCAAGGCGGCGATTTCGGCGGCAACCAAGGCGGTTGGGGAAATTCAGCACCTGCACCACAACAAAGTTACAACCAAGGTAACAGCGGTTACGGTTATGACCAAACAGCAAGCCGCCCTGCTCAACAAGCTGCAAAACCAGCTCAAGCAGAACCACCAATGGATAACTTCGACGACGATATCCCGTTCTAA
- a CDS encoding ArsR/SmtB family transcription factor, translating into MELVEIFKVLANEHRLQMLRWIKSPEQYFRGAEFTVDAIAADGGVCVQAITIKSGLAQSVVSGYLNSLKKAGLVEMSRSGKWTYYHYNAEKIEQFLTTLRIEI; encoded by the coding sequence ATGGAATTAGTCGAAATTTTTAAAGTATTGGCGAATGAACATCGCTTGCAAATGTTACGTTGGATTAAATCGCCTGAGCAGTATTTTCGTGGGGCAGAATTTACTGTTGATGCGATTGCAGCTGATGGCGGCGTGTGTGTGCAGGCAATCACGATTAAGTCAGGCTTAGCGCAATCCGTAGTATCGGGTTATTTAAATAGTTTGAAAAAAGCTGGGCTAGTGGAAATGAGTCGTTCTGGAAAGTGGACATACTACCACTACAATGCTGAGAAAATCGAGCAATTTCTAACTACTCTTCGTATTGAGATTTAA
- a CDS encoding DsbA family oxidoreductase, whose amino-acid sequence MKIEIWSDYACPFCYVGKRHLEAALSQFAHAKQVQIVHKVFELDPTASNDVTTTTQQRIERKYGRTSADAKAFIRQVEATAQKAGLEMKYETVQNTNTFDAHRLTKLAESLGKGDAMNERLMHAYFTENLALTERKNLVKCGEDVGISRELIEKLLDSDQFASEARQDEQEARQIGIQAVPFFVIDGKFGLSGAQPTDYMLQALNQAWNEQTELEITTGMACGIDGCN is encoded by the coding sequence ATGAAAATTGAAATTTGGTCTGATTATGCCTGCCCGTTTTGCTATGTAGGTAAACGCCATTTGGAAGCAGCATTGAGCCAGTTTGCCCACGCTAAACAGGTACAAATTGTGCATAAAGTCTTTGAGCTAGACCCAACCGCGTCAAATGATGTTACTACTACAACACAGCAGCGTATTGAACGTAAATACGGTAGAACATCTGCAGATGCGAAAGCATTTATCCGTCAAGTAGAAGCCACAGCGCAAAAGGCTGGTTTAGAGATGAAATATGAAACAGTGCAAAACACCAACACTTTTGATGCACACCGTTTAACCAAATTAGCAGAAAGTTTAGGCAAAGGTGATGCAATGAATGAGCGTTTAATGCACGCTTATTTCACCGAAAATCTCGCTCTTACAGAGCGTAAAAATTTAGTTAAATGTGGCGAAGATGTTGGCATTAGCCGTGAATTGATAGAAAAATTATTGGACTCTGACCAATTCGCCAGCGAAGCTCGCCAAGACGAACAAGAAGCCCGTCAAATTGGCATTCAAGCTGTACCGTTTTTTGTGATTGATGGCAAATTTGGCCTATCAGGCGCACAACCTACAGATTATATGTTGCAAGCCCTAAATCAAGCATGGAACGAACAAACAGAACTTGAAATCACCACAGGAATGGCATGCGGTATTGATGGGTGTAACTGA
- a CDS encoding alpha/beta hydrolase, translating to MADILIPHNEPLIIPSGKNPENSTACVIFLHGLTTSGLQFRPIAEYLAESLPNVKFVLPSAPVRFIRWANAPVSGWYDLLGDNFLIEEDESGIQCAANYVHKLIDEQITQGIPSEKIFLSGFSQGCAISLLAGTTYSKPLGGIVGLSGYLPLTNQWQDNGYFTPILWLHGSQDPLITLTQIEQGKLMLAKNRDFTFKTYPIEHFVAMPEIDEMGRWIRTKL from the coding sequence ATGGCGGACATTCTTATTCCACATAATGAACCACTTATCATACCGTCTGGAAAAAATCCTGAAAATTCCACCGCTTGCGTGATTTTCTTACACGGTTTAACCACTAGTGGTTTGCAATTCCGCCCTATTGCTGAATATTTAGCAGAATCATTACCGAACGTAAAATTCGTCTTGCCCTCTGCACCAGTACGTTTTATCAGATGGGCGAACGCTCCCGTTTCGGGCTGGTACGATTTACTAGGCGATAATTTTCTGATTGAAGAAGACGAGTCTGGCATTCAATGTGCGGCCAATTATGTGCATAAATTGATCGATGAACAAATCACTCAAGGCATACCAAGCGAGAAGATTTTTCTGAGCGGTTTTTCACAAGGTTGTGCTATTTCGCTACTAGCTGGCACAACCTATTCTAAACCGCTAGGCGGTATTGTTGGCTTATCAGGCTATTTGCCATTAACAAACCAATGGCAAGACAACGGATATTTTACACCGATTTTATGGTTACACGGAAGCCAAGATCCGCTAATTACGCTCACACAGATTGAGCAAGGCAAGCTGATGCTGGCGAAAAACCGAGATTTCACATTCAAAACTTATCCTATTGAACATTTTGTAGCAATGCCTGAAATTGATGAGATGGGAAGATGGATTCGAACAAAACTTTAA
- a CDS encoding MBL fold metallo-hydrolase: MTLNKMMKTLIATAMIANFTPVLHAETTAQPAVKQAEQQVAGFYRMQLGDLLVTALYDGPVNVPHKWIHGISADEMQAVFDKMFLPRTADGIQTAVNAFLIKQPSGYTLIDAGAAKCYGDTLGHIVENLKASGVQPEEVKDIIVTHLHSDHACGVATTDGKMAFPNATLYAPKRDSDFWLSKEIAAQQPKEVQIFFDSARQAVTPYQEAGQFKTFNEGENPIEGIETVQEFGHSPSMTGYLVGSGKDRLLVWGDIIHSHTIQLKNPEISMEVDSDEKAAIATRKRILKLVSEGKLWVGAAHIPFPGIGHIVKEEQGYSWVPMQYLPLENQ, encoded by the coding sequence ATGACATTAAATAAAATGATGAAAACCCTTATTGCAACCGCAATGATAGCAAACTTTACCCCTGTTCTACACGCAGAAACAACCGCACAACCTGCCGTGAAACAAGCTGAACAGCAAGTTGCTGGCTTTTACCGAATGCAATTAGGCGATTTATTGGTTACCGCATTATATGACGGTCCTGTGAATGTGCCACATAAATGGATTCACGGTATTTCAGCAGATGAAATGCAAGCAGTATTCGACAAAATGTTTTTACCTCGTACTGCAGATGGTATCCAAACAGCTGTTAATGCATTTTTAATCAAGCAGCCTTCAGGCTATACCCTCATTGATGCAGGAGCTGCAAAATGTTATGGCGATACGTTAGGTCATATTGTTGAAAACTTAAAAGCATCAGGTGTTCAACCAGAAGAAGTGAAAGATATTATAGTAACACATTTACATTCTGATCATGCCTGTGGTGTAGCAACCACTGATGGAAAAATGGCATTCCCAAATGCAACACTTTATGCACCGAAAAGAGATTCAGATTTTTGGTTAAGCAAAGAGATTGCAGCCCAACAACCAAAAGAAGTACAAATTTTCTTTGATTCGGCTCGCCAAGCTGTAACGCCTTATCAAGAGGCTGGGCAATTTAAGACATTTAATGAAGGTGAAAACCCTATTGAGGGCATTGAAACTGTACAAGAATTCGGACATTCACCAAGCATGACAGGCTATTTAGTTGGTTCAGGCAAAGATAGATTGTTAGTATGGGGCGATATTATTCACAGCCATACGATTCAGTTAAAAAATCCTGAAATTTCTATGGAAGTGGATAGCGATGAAAAAGCGGCGATCGCCACCCGTAAGCGCATTCTGAAATTAGTCAGCGAAGGTAAATTATGGGTTGGGGCAGCACATATCCCATTCCCAGGGATTGGACATATTGTGAAAGAAGAACAAGGGTATTCTTGGGTGCCAATGCAATACTTACCTTTAGAAAATCAATAA
- a CDS encoding YbfB/YjiJ family MFS transporter, with the protein MQTQKSIAWFIFAGLSASLISIGLARFAYTPLLPLLISEQWFSASDAAYLGAANLAGYLIGALSGRPMGNAFSNKQTLRVMMLLVTLSFFACAFPLSTAWYFVWRLISGISGGAIMVLVAATITPHVPVEHQNLASGAIFLGIGLGIFASATIVPMLINLGLKATWFGLGIFSTILTALSWFNIPDPVIKIQEIAPAQTSLPAQPHILEPKPAFLILYLQYGLMAVFIVAPAVFIVDYIARGLQLGAGTGALFWSLYGIGSMIGPPLYGYFADKFGAKPTLRTVLAVEFLAIFALCATENIIVIAILTVIIGSFPPGIVPLMLALIFEMTSCPRLRNVNWSKATVFFASAQALAGYGLSAVFSATHNDHRILFIIGGIALAISLSMDWLFQKTE; encoded by the coding sequence ATGCAAACACAAAAATCCATTGCATGGTTTATTTTTGCAGGACTGTCAGCAAGTTTGATTTCTATCGGCTTGGCACGTTTTGCTTATACGCCACTATTACCGTTGCTAATTAGTGAACAATGGTTTTCAGCTTCAGATGCAGCTTATTTAGGTGCGGCAAATTTAGCTGGATATTTGATCGGTGCGTTATCTGGGCGACCGATGGGAAATGCCTTTTCTAACAAGCAAACATTACGTGTAATGATGCTGTTAGTTACACTCTCATTTTTTGCTTGCGCCTTCCCGCTTTCAACTGCTTGGTATTTCGTTTGGCGATTAATTTCAGGGATTTCAGGTGGTGCAATTATGGTATTAGTTGCGGCAACTATCACACCCCATGTACCTGTTGAACACCAAAATCTCGCCAGTGGTGCAATTTTCTTAGGTATTGGGTTAGGTATTTTCGCCTCTGCAACTATTGTTCCAATGTTAATTAATTTAGGGTTAAAAGCGACTTGGTTTGGCTTAGGTATTTTTTCTACTATTTTGACCGCACTGAGTTGGTTTAACATTCCTGATCCTGTCATAAAAATACAGGAAATTGCACCTGCCCAAACATCACTACCAGCCCAACCACATATCCTAGAACCCAAACCTGCCTTTCTGATTTTATATCTCCAATATGGTTTGATGGCTGTATTTATTGTTGCACCAGCCGTATTTATTGTGGATTACATTGCACGAGGCTTACAACTTGGCGCTGGCACAGGTGCACTATTTTGGAGCTTATATGGCATTGGTTCGATGATTGGTCCACCACTTTATGGCTATTTCGCTGATAAATTTGGTGCAAAACCAACTTTACGCACAGTACTAGCGGTCGAATTTTTAGCTATTTTTGCATTATGTGCCACAGAAAATATCATTGTAATAGCGATACTTACGGTTATCATCGGCTCATTTCCACCAGGAATCGTGCCATTAATGCTTGCTCTCATTTTTGAAATGACCTCCTGCCCACGGTTACGCAATGTAAACTGGAGTAAAGCTACCGTTTTCTTTGCCTCTGCTCAAGCATTAGCTGGTTATGGTTTATCCGCAGTATTTAGCGCCACCCACAATGACCATCGAATTTTGTTCATTATTGGTGGTATAGCATTAGCCATTTCACTAAGTATGGACTGGCTATTTCAAAAGACAGAATAA
- a CDS encoding IS1595 family transposase: MRKSRLSQHKQNKLIELFVAGVTARTAAELVNVNKTTAAYYFHRLRLLIYQNSLHLEMFDGEIEADEIYFGGTRKGKRGRGAAGKVAVFGLLKRNGKVYTVAVPNTQSATLLPIIREQVKPDSIVYTDTYRSYDVLDVSEFSHFRINHSTRFATNHNHINGIENFWNQAKRHLRKFNGIPKAYFELYLKECEWRFNYSDIKSQISILKQLVRGSLL, from the coding sequence ATGAGAAAAAGTCGTCTAAGTCAGCATAAACAAAATAAACTCATTGAGCTATTTGTCGCAGGAGTTACTGCACGAACAGCTGCTGAATTAGTTAATGTAAACAAAACTACTGCCGCATACTATTTTCATCGCTTACGATTACTTATCTATCAAAACAGCCTGCATTTGGAAATGTTTGACGGCGAAATCGAAGCAGATGAAATCTACTTTGGTGGCACTCGTAAAGGTAAACGTGGGCGAGGGGCAGCTGGCAAAGTCGCTGTATTCGGGCTTCTTAAACGTAATGGCAAGGTTTATACCGTTGCCGTACCGAATACGCAATCAGCGACATTACTCCCGATTATTCGAGAGCAAGTGAAGCCAGACAGCATTGTTTACACCGATACTTATCGTAGTTATGATGTACTTGATGTCAGTGAATTTAGTCATTTCCGTATTAATCACAGCACACGTTTTGCAACTAATCATAACCACATTAACGGAATTGAGAATTTTTGGAACCAAGCAAAACGCCATCTACGCAAATTTAATGGCATTCCCAAAGCATATTTTGAGCTCTATTTAAAGGAATGTGAATGGCGTTTTAATTACAGTGACATAAAGTCTCAAATTTCCATTTTAAAACAATTGGTTAGAGGAAGTTTGCTCTAG